A stretch of bacterium DNA encodes these proteins:
- a CDS encoding ABC transporter permease, giving the protein MRRLRRHPQGLAGLAVLLAVAVSAVAAPILAPHDPVQQDLLRRLLPPGTARDGAAYLLGTDSLGRDVLSRIIYGARVSLTVAIVAVGIAGLTGVSAGVLSAYYGGVVDAGLMRLADVILSVPFLLLAIATVAVLGPNFLDLIFVLGLTRWPRYARVTYAQARALREREFVQAEVAVGAGDGRILFRHILPNVLSPVIVIATLEVGLVIIFEAALSFLGLGVQPPVPSWGAMLSEGRDYLANAWWLATFPGLAIMLTVLAANLLGDAARDALDPRGLSGAAF; this is encoded by the coding sequence GTGCGACGACTTCGCCGCCATCCACAGGGGCTTGCCGGGCTCGCCGTGCTCCTCGCGGTCGCGGTGAGCGCCGTCGCGGCGCCCATCCTCGCGCCGCACGATCCCGTGCAGCAGGATCTGCTGCGACGCCTGCTACCTCCTGGCACGGCGCGGGATGGCGCGGCGTACCTGCTTGGGACCGACTCGCTCGGCCGCGACGTATTGTCGCGAATCATCTACGGCGCGAGAGTTTCGCTCACGGTGGCGATCGTCGCCGTCGGGATCGCTGGCCTCACCGGCGTCTCCGCCGGGGTGCTCAGCGCCTACTACGGGGGCGTGGTCGACGCCGGGTTGATGCGGCTGGCGGACGTGATTCTCTCCGTGCCGTTTCTGCTGTTGGCGATCGCCACCGTTGCGGTGCTGGGCCCCAACTTCCTCGACCTGATCTTCGTCCTGGGGTTGACCCGATGGCCGCGTTACGCGCGGGTCACGTACGCGCAGGCGCGCGCGCTGCGCGAGCGCGAGTTCGTTCAGGCGGAGGTCGCGGTGGGCGCGGGCGATGGGCGCATTCTGTTCCGCCACATCCTGCCGAACGTGCTCTCGCCGGTCATCGTGATCGCCACGCTCGAGGTCGGGCTGGTCATCATCTTCGAGGCGGCGCTGAGCTTCCTCGGGCTCGGGGTGCAGCCGCCGGTCCCGAGCTGGGGCGCCATGCTGAGCGAAGGGCGGGACTACCTCGCGAACGCCTGGTGGCTCGCGACGTTCCCTGGGCTTGCTATCATGCTGACGGTCCTCGCCGCGAACCTGCTCGGCGACGCCGCCCGGGATGCCCTCGATCCGCGCGGGCTCTCGGGGGCCGCGTTCTAG